From a single Solenopsis invicta isolate M01_SB chromosome 4, UNIL_Sinv_3.0, whole genome shotgun sequence genomic region:
- the LOC105205814 gene encoding origin recognition complex subunit 2 isoform X1, with product MASARNLRRSTRVKSHVKYIEDSDEGTPDNTPQTNILKAEIEKQLEDIVEDVQKPLELFSEKDVSGRKLYGFQTPSRRNSMMIKANQCRTPETPKSFKTLPVLKIVLDKIVSSKNEASNNSDTEARVSRKRYLPNINSSGDESVSEDSEYIPNEVSSESDESSDETSDKSEDSENSDVSEDDNARRKIKQRLSKPLPKHDVQNTPRKPGRGRRTVAYKDYHIKTDEYFESQSGKTVTSDHTLGRLKNARLTEDTLEELLTNQNHISTIHKKRICSLTENCRSFFPMWQFILEEGYSLLLHGVGSKRNLINDFHNEIIADHPTLIINGFFPSLTLKDILDNIITNLLDLDSPTNLNDCLELIETVMRDNPDDRLYLIIHNIDGIMLRSNKAQNMLASLAAIANIHVIASVDHINAPLLWDHIKRAKLNFYWWDATTLLPYQAETSYESSLLVQQSSGLVLSSLQNVFLSLTSNARTIYLILVKYQLSNSSSNFAGMLFKDLYRAAREQFLVSSDLALRAQLTEFIDHKLLRTKRTVDGAEHLIIPLDKNLLKQFLEQHGS from the exons ATGGCTTCTGCCAGAAATCTGAGGAGATCCACACGAGTAAAATCTCACGTGAAATACATTGAGGATAGTGACGAGGGTACACCCGACAACACTC CACAAACTAATATATTGAAGGCCGAGATAGAAAAGCAGCTTGAAGACATTGTAGAGGACGTACAGAAACCACTTG aattattttctgaaaaggATGTAAGTGGAAGAAAACTATATGGATTTCAAACGCCATCAAGAAGGAATAGCATGATGATTAAAGCCAACCAGTGCCGTACACCTGAGACCCCAAAAAGTTTCAAAACACTTCCAGTCCTAAAAATTGTTCTTGACAAGATTGTATCAAGTAAAAATGAAGCTTCAAACAATAGCGATACTGAAGCCAGAG TATCTCGAAAACGATATTTGCCCAATATAAATTCAAGTGGCGACGAAAGCGTGTCAGAAGATAGCGAATATATTCCTAATGAAGTTAGTTCAGAATCTGATGAATCTTCTGATGAAACTTCTGATAAAAGTGAGGATAGCGAAAATTCTGATGTGAGTGAAGATGACAATGCTAGAAGGAAAATTAAGCAGAGGTTATCAAAACCTTTGCCAAAACATGATGTACAAAATACACCAAGGAAACCAGGGAGAGGACGCAGGACTGTCGCATACAAGGATTAT cATATAAAGACTGATGAATACTTTGAATCTCAATCGGGAAAAACAGTTACGTCTGATCATACATTAGGAAGACTTAAAAATGCTCGTCTTACCGAAGATACATTAGAAGAATTATTAACAAATCAAAATCACATTTCTACAATACATAAAAAACGCATTTGCTCGTTGACAGAAAATTGTAGATCATTCTTTCCTATGTGGCAATTTATATTAGA AGAAGGTTACAGTCTATTACTTCATGGAGTAGGCTCGAaacgaaatttaataaatgattttcaCAATGAAATTATAGCTGATCATCCAACATTGATTATAAATGGATTTTTTCCTAGCTTAACGCTGAAAGAT ATTCTCGATAACATAATAACGAATTTGTTAGATTTAGATAGTCCAACAAATCTTAACGATTGTTTAGAACTTATAGAAACAGTCATGAGAGATAATCCAGATGATCGGCTTTacttaataattcataatattgATGGAATAATGTTACGTTCGAATAAAGCTCAAAATATGCTTGCTAGTTTAGCAGCTATTGCTAATATTCATGTCATAGCATCTGTCGATCATATAAATGCACCACTCC TTTGGGATCATATAAAACGCGCCAAGCTCAATTTTTATTGGTGGGACGCAACAACATTATTGCCATATCAAGCGGAAACTTCATACGAAAGTTCCTTGTTGGTTCAACAAAGCAGTGGACTCGTATTGTCTTCCCTCCAAAATGTCTTCCTGTCCCTCACGTCAAACGCTCGAACAATTTACCTAattcttgtaaaatatcaattgaGCAATAGCAGTAGTAATTTCGCAG GAATGCTGTTCAAGGATCTATATCGAGCAGCACGTGAACAATTTCTGGTCAGTTCCGATTTGGCATTAAGGGCGCAATTAACTGAGTTTATTGATCATAAATTACTACGAACTAAACGCACAGTTGACGGCGCTGAACATTTAATAATTCCCCTTGATAAGAATCTCCTTAAACAATTTCTGGAGCAACATGGATCATGA
- the LOC105205814 gene encoding origin recognition complex subunit 2 isoform X2 yields the protein MMIKANQCRTPETPKSFKTLPVLKIVLDKIVSSKNEASNNSDTEARVSRKRYLPNINSSGDESVSEDSEYIPNEVSSESDESSDETSDKSEDSENSDVSEDDNARRKIKQRLSKPLPKHDVQNTPRKPGRGRRTVAYKDYHIKTDEYFESQSGKTVTSDHTLGRLKNARLTEDTLEELLTNQNHISTIHKKRICSLTENCRSFFPMWQFILEEGYSLLLHGVGSKRNLINDFHNEIIADHPTLIINGFFPSLTLKDILDNIITNLLDLDSPTNLNDCLELIETVMRDNPDDRLYLIIHNIDGIMLRSNKAQNMLASLAAIANIHVIASVDHINAPLLWDHIKRAKLNFYWWDATTLLPYQAETSYESSLLVQQSSGLVLSSLQNVFLSLTSNARTIYLILVKYQLSNSSSNFAGMLFKDLYRAAREQFLVSSDLALRAQLTEFIDHKLLRTKRTVDGAEHLIIPLDKNLLKQFLEQHGS from the exons ATGATGATTAAAGCCAACCAGTGCCGTACACCTGAGACCCCAAAAAGTTTCAAAACACTTCCAGTCCTAAAAATTGTTCTTGACAAGATTGTATCAAGTAAAAATGAAGCTTCAAACAATAGCGATACTGAAGCCAGAG TATCTCGAAAACGATATTTGCCCAATATAAATTCAAGTGGCGACGAAAGCGTGTCAGAAGATAGCGAATATATTCCTAATGAAGTTAGTTCAGAATCTGATGAATCTTCTGATGAAACTTCTGATAAAAGTGAGGATAGCGAAAATTCTGATGTGAGTGAAGATGACAATGCTAGAAGGAAAATTAAGCAGAGGTTATCAAAACCTTTGCCAAAACATGATGTACAAAATACACCAAGGAAACCAGGGAGAGGACGCAGGACTGTCGCATACAAGGATTAT cATATAAAGACTGATGAATACTTTGAATCTCAATCGGGAAAAACAGTTACGTCTGATCATACATTAGGAAGACTTAAAAATGCTCGTCTTACCGAAGATACATTAGAAGAATTATTAACAAATCAAAATCACATTTCTACAATACATAAAAAACGCATTTGCTCGTTGACAGAAAATTGTAGATCATTCTTTCCTATGTGGCAATTTATATTAGA AGAAGGTTACAGTCTATTACTTCATGGAGTAGGCTCGAaacgaaatttaataaatgattttcaCAATGAAATTATAGCTGATCATCCAACATTGATTATAAATGGATTTTTTCCTAGCTTAACGCTGAAAGAT ATTCTCGATAACATAATAACGAATTTGTTAGATTTAGATAGTCCAACAAATCTTAACGATTGTTTAGAACTTATAGAAACAGTCATGAGAGATAATCCAGATGATCGGCTTTacttaataattcataatattgATGGAATAATGTTACGTTCGAATAAAGCTCAAAATATGCTTGCTAGTTTAGCAGCTATTGCTAATATTCATGTCATAGCATCTGTCGATCATATAAATGCACCACTCC TTTGGGATCATATAAAACGCGCCAAGCTCAATTTTTATTGGTGGGACGCAACAACATTATTGCCATATCAAGCGGAAACTTCATACGAAAGTTCCTTGTTGGTTCAACAAAGCAGTGGACTCGTATTGTCTTCCCTCCAAAATGTCTTCCTGTCCCTCACGTCAAACGCTCGAACAATTTACCTAattcttgtaaaatatcaattgaGCAATAGCAGTAGTAATTTCGCAG GAATGCTGTTCAAGGATCTATATCGAGCAGCACGTGAACAATTTCTGGTCAGTTCCGATTTGGCATTAAGGGCGCAATTAACTGAGTTTATTGATCATAAATTACTACGAACTAAACGCACAGTTGACGGCGCTGAACATTTAATAATTCCCCTTGATAAGAATCTCCTTAAACAATTTCTGGAGCAACATGGATCATGA